From Panthera uncia isolate 11264 chromosome E1, Puncia_PCG_1.0, whole genome shotgun sequence, one genomic window encodes:
- the FN3KRP gene encoding ketosamine-3-kinase produces MEALLRRELGCDFVKATGHSGGGCISQGQSYDTDRGRVFVKVNSKAEAKRMFEGEMASLMAILRTGTVKAPKPIKVLDAPGGGSMLVMEHLDMRYLSSHAAKLGAQLADLHLENKRLGETLQKEAGTVGKGGGRAERPFVDQFGFDVVTCCGYLPQVNVWQEDWVTFYARQRIQPQMDMVEKGSGDREALELWSALQLKIPDLFRDLDIVPALLHGDLWGGNVAEDSSGPIIFDPASFYGHSEYELAIAGMFGGFSRSFYSAYHSAIPKAPGFEARLQLYQLFHYLNHWNHFGSGYRGSSLSIMRNLIK; encoded by the exons ATGGAGGCTCTGCTGAGGCGGGAGCTGGGCTGCGACTTCGTCAAGGCTACGGGTCACTCGGGGGGCGGGTGCATTAGCCAGGGCCAGAGTTACGACACGGACAGAGGACGCGTGTTTGTGAAAGTGAACTCCAAGGCGGAG GCCAAGAGAATGTTTGAAGGTGAGATGGCAAGTCTAATGGCCATCCTGAGAACGGGCACAGTGAAAGCGCCCAAGCCCATCAAGGTCCTCGACGCCCCGGGAGGCGGCAGCATGCTGGTGATGGAGCATTTGGACATGCGCTACCTGAGCAG TCATGCTGCAAAGCTTGGAGCCCAGCTCGCAGACCTGCATCTAGAGAACAAGAGGCTTGGGGAGACGCTCCAGAAGGAGGCCGGCACCGTGG GGAAAGGAGGCGGGCGGGCAGAACGGCCCTTCGTGGACCAGTTCGGGTTTGACGTGGTGACATGCTGTGGGTACCTTCCCCAG GTGAATGTCTGGCAGGAGGACTGGGTCACCTTCTACGCCCGGCAGCGCATTCAGCCCCAGATGGACATGGTGGAGAAGGGGTCTGGGGACAGGGAGGCCCTGGAGCTCTGGTCTGCCCTGCAG CTAAAGATCCCTGACCTGTTTCGTGACCTGGACATCGTCCCAGCCCTGCTGCATGGAGATCTCTGGGGAGGAAACGTGGCGGAGGACTCCTCTGGGCCCATCATTTTTGATCCGGCTTCTTTCTATGGCCACTCAGAATACGAGCTGGCGATAGCTGGCATGTTTGGGGGCTTCAGCCGCTCCTTCTACTCTGCCTACCACAGTGCAATCCCCAAGGCCCCAGGGTTTGAGGCGCGCCTGCAGTTGTATCAACTCTTCCACTATTTGAACCACTGGAACCACTTCGGATCAGGGTATAGAGGGTCCTCCCTGAGTATCATGAGGAATCTCATCAAATGA